Within the Miscanthus floridulus cultivar M001 chromosome 2, ASM1932011v1, whole genome shotgun sequence genome, the region CCTTGTAGGTCTTTATTGTTAGGTCGTGCCTTCAGACCTCTATCCACGAGCCTGACAAAAGAGGAGAATTAAAGTGATACTTCGGCTATCTTCGGGATCAAAGACTAGTTCAATGGGTGAGCACTTCATCACATTTATAAGTTGGGCTACTCCACGCTCTCTACTACCTAGCTAGTAAGGTGAGACATTCTCAACAAATAGTTTGCACACGACAAATGACACCGTCTTTACCTATAAAATAGAGTAGCATGTTTGTAGTTTGTATTAAGACACTCTAATGTTTCCAAGTAATTTAACCATTAGTTCTGTCCAACCATCAAATGAAGATGAAAGAACCACATCTATCCCCACACATCTTCAAACTCTCGATGATTGTTCCCCTCCAAATGTAACCATCCAGCTTTGTTGTCGTGGTCTTGGTGTGGCTATAATAAGAAATTATAAGTTGGATCATCAACAAAAGGTATTCAATCATCATGATTTTGAGTCAGTTTGGCAGATTTTTATATTAAAAAAGTAACAAAATTGTCTTACGTCAAGCAGAGCACATGCACATGTGCCTAGTTAGCAACAAATGAGTCAGTTTGGCAGATATTAAAAAAAGTAACAAAAAGCTAAGCAACAAATGAGTCAGTTTGGCagatttttattaaaaaaaaagtaaCAAAAAGCTTTAAAACTTGGAGATGCGGGGTATCGATCCCCGTACCTCTCGCATGCTAAGCGAGCGCTCTACCATCTGAGCTACATCCCCCACGCATGAAAATTTCGTTATCTGTTTCTTATGTAAGAAATACACTGAAGGCAAATAATTTGAGGCGTGTAGCCACCGAGTGGACGCGCGGCAGGACGCGTAATCCAGCGACAAGATAAGCCGCAATCACAGTTGGGTCGACGTCCATGCACGGGCACGACCACCCAACAGTCGGAGGGCGCCGACTGGCCACCACCAGCAGCCACAAGATCCCAACCAACGTCTCAGCCTCTCAAGGCGGATGGGGTCCTCCTGCAGGCAGCAGCAGGCCTCGTAGCTGTGCTTGTAAATGTAAgtgtgcaatgcaatgcaatgcaatacaGTTGCTATTTTTCAATCCTTCGGTGTAGCTGCTTTTGTCAGTGCAATGCAATGATGTAAATGTGCTCTGCTCAATGCCTCATACAACAGACTATATACATAGCCTTGCTGCGCCCACTCTCTGTGTCCTCCTACAATGCAAATGGTGGCCATCCCTGCGACGTCGGCCACCCGAAGCAACGACCGGCGACCGCCACGCCAACCCCTGCTGCTTGCTGGCACTCAGGTCGGTGCTCCAGTCGACGTGGCAGCGTCAGTGTGTCCGTGTGGATTGAGCCTGCATGATTGGCAACAAAGCAAAGCCGTGGAGTGGAAGAACCTCAGGAGGTGGAGGGAGGCTATGGAGCTTCAGCCCAAGAAAACGAGGGGTTCCGCATCCCGATGGTCAGGAAATGGGACGGACCATGGATGGACCAAGGATTATTACGTCGGCAACCTCGATCGAGTTGAGCAACGCAACTCTAGAGTGCTCTGCTCTGGCTGGACGCCAGGTGGTGGACAATTTTTGCAGCCTTTTCCGCTTCTGTGATTCTAGTATAATACAGCAACTGCAGTCCGTTTGCAGCTGCAGCGCACGATCCCCTGGTCACCTAAACGCAGAAATTTTAGCCACACGGCGAGCAAGAATCCGCCTCCATCTATCTATCGCTGCAACTAATCTTCCTTGTCCTGTCCTGCCATTCTGATCACCAACTTGGGCTAATCATCAACTTGCGCTGCCACACCTATCCGGCCACCAGCCTATCTAATCGCACCTTCCCTAATTATACGGGCTATAAATCGCGACGCATTTGACCCCTGTTCTTCGCAACACAGCAACAAAGAACCCTGCCTCCTGAAGTACTATAAGCCATCTCGGGAGACGGTAGCAGCTACTACTAGCAGTATGCCTTCCGCTGCGAGCTTCCTGGCCACGGTCGTGGCGTGCGCACTCCTCCTGGGCAGCAACACCTGCCACGCGGCGCGCCACTTGGCCGACACGACCGCGGTGGCCGCGGCCCCTGCTGCTGCCGCCGTCCCTGGCCTCCCCGCCGTGCCGACCTTGCCAACGGTGCAGCCACTGCCCGCCGTGCCACAGGCGGTGCTGCCGCCCATGCCGGCAGTTCCCAAGGTGACCGTGCCGCAGGTGGCGCTGCCGCCAATGCCCGCCGTCCCGTCCGTGCCCAAGCTGACCCTGCCGCCAATCCCCGCCGTCTCCTCCGTGCCCAAGCTGACCCTGCCACCGATGCCCGCCGTCGTCGTCCCCAAGGTGGCCTCGCCGCCGATGCCGTCGGTCCCGGCCGTGAACGTGCCCACGGCGATCGCGGCGCCGCCTCCATCGGCGTAGATGCGCTCCAAGCCTCCAACAGTTTTGCGTTcgccgtgtccggtcaccatgtcATTGTTTGTGCGTGCGTGCTGTTGTACCACCGTGTGTAGTGTGCACGTGCGTCGCGTGCTTTCTTTTCGTGCGTAGCGTTATACCATTCTGTACGTATGTATGTATATCCGTTGTATTTCTACCACATTCATTTACGCCGTATATGTCTGCTCAACACTctccttttttcttcttctgttCAAATCTGAACTTCGAATCATCCACTACATATTTGAAAATTTGGCCTACTCTAAAATTTAGCTGCACCTCACATACAGTTCTTTTTATTTGCCTATAATCCTCAAAACCATCCAAATTTCTCcagaaccataccatccgaacggGGCCAAAAAGCTGATGCTGATCCATTTGTTTTCTAAAATAAACAATTTGTATACAAACTTATAATTATATACACCTCAGTACCGAATCATGTGAATCAGTTTTTATATATCGGTCACAAGTAAATTGACCTTTTTAAATTTGGTAAAAATGTAATCTTTTATTTTCTGAAAAATATGATTAAATAAGATAAACTTGGAGCTGAGGAGCCAGTAGGTTTGGTTCTTACAAGGCTCTATTGGTTGTGATCAGCAAGGATTAAATCTATATTTTCAGcttgttcgcttattggtttcagtcagagcttatcagtcagccaacagtgcttttctatcacaacaaaccagcaccagccgggtttatcagtccagaaactaaccagcgaacatgTTGTTTGATTTTTATAATTCTCAAGATCGATTAGCTCAGTATTTTGAGTGTGTTTAAAGGAATATATTGTATCCACATGGATTCATAGAGCATGTGAGGCCTCCTTTGGATTGGAGTAATTTTCTCTACTTTCTGTGTTTTTTCTATGAAAAATCAACCGATTTTTGTAACCATGTGAAATTCCTGAGTTCCAAATAGGGCTTAAATGTGTGTACGTGTAACAATCATATGAGCTTCTATTGCTTTTTTTTGTTAGAAAAATAAAACTCGGGTGGGTGTGTTGGTATTATCATTTTTCAACCTAAAATTCCTTACCATGCTATCTCGCCCAAGCCTCTAGGCTAGTTGGCCCGGCCCGACCGGGTCAACACTTGGGCCAATAGCCCAACCTCCCAAACATTTACGTTTTTTCAGGCCTGCTTGCATAAATAAAGTGCCTACATGTATTTGGAAGAGAAGGTTGCCCGCTCTGTTTTTCCATTTCTTTTGCGGTAATGCTCAAGAGCTGCCGTCCGTTCCATCCGCTGTCTGGGCCTGCACATACGGGACCAACACGCTTACTTACTCTCTGCTCATCTCTTCTCTCAAAAATATCTTCCCATCGCTCTCGTCCATCGTGCGCTGCTTTGGATCGTGCGCTCACTGTTGCCGTCTTTCCTACCGCGCACCCTATCTCTCGCCGCGAGACTCCCCCATCCAGCGCTGCGCTCCATCCTACGCCACCCCCTCCATCGCCGCGCCGCGCCAGCTCCAACTCGTTGTGCGCTGCACCCCCGCTGCTATGCATTGTGCCCCGTCCCCTGCGCGTGTCGGGGTGCTGTCGAGGTGTTGCCGACACCGTCGTTCCCTACCAGAAGGTTGTGCCGCTGTCGATGCCTTGGCCATCGCGGTGCACGACGAGATATTGCGataaaaacgcatgttgcaagcgtatgttttaagtgttttcgatgtttcagaggtacgttgcaattgttttatatggatgttgtaaaaagTAGATTGGAGGGTGTTGCATATGTTATAAGTGTTTCAGAgacatgttacaagtgtttcagaggtttgttcaaaatgtttcatctgttccagaaatatgttgcaagcgttctaatctagatgttgcatatgtttcacgcatATGTTGCCACAATATGTTCCAAATGTCTTAGTTGTTACATACTTATGTTGtagtaagtgttttcatgttgcaagttgcaaatattttatctggatattgcatatgtttcacacatatgttgcaattgtatgttcCAGATGTTTCATCTGTTGCATACGtttgttgcattcaagtgtttcatgttgttcGGAGAGTCAGGGACGCGGGGAACGATGGTGGCACGGCGCGGGCATAGGGGAATGGCGCGTGACGAGCTAGGGACCGGCGGATGGGACGCGATA harbors:
- the LOC136517083 gene encoding protein PELPK1-like, encoding MPSAASFLATVVACALLLGSNTCHAARHLADTTAVAAAPAAAAVPGLPAVPTLPTVQPLPAVPQAVLPPMPAVPKVTVPQVALPPMPAVPSVPKLTLPPIPAVSSVPKLTLPPMPAVVVPKVASPPMPSVPAVNVPTAIAAPPPSA